From the Halorhabdus utahensis DSM 12940 genome, one window contains:
- a CDS encoding zinc finger HIT domain-containing protein — protein sequence MSSSGLCGICGRTGAGYTCDRCGTLVCERHYEASVGFCVECAREVGGGGQPSGDDQPDTGDTYQF from the coding sequence ATGAGCAGTTCCGGTCTCTGTGGCATCTGCGGTCGCACCGGTGCCGGGTACACTTGCGATAGATGTGGCACGCTCGTCTGTGAGCGCCACTACGAGGCGTCGGTCGGGTTCTGCGTCGAGTGCGCCCGCGAAGTGGGCGGTGGCGGGCAACCGAGTGGGGACGATCAGCCGGACACCGGCGACACCTATCAGTTCTGA
- a CDS encoding sensor domain-containing protein has translation MTATSNRSLSRRILGVVVAKRTYRNLAYMFLRFPLGIAYFTLFLTGITLGIVLIPLVIGVPILIGVLGAADYAGVIEARIATGLLNVDATWTPTDADELSVRNYAKTVVTDRHNYGMVVYFLAQFIVGTVAFVALTLGLVIPLTLLVAPLVYWLPGVRYELLTGEGSTVELGALSIDSSTGAGGFGPIVIDTLPEALAASVVGVIVLLVTLHLVNAVARVMGWLTCTIFSSSSQN, from the coding sequence ATGACGGCCACGTCTAATAGATCGCTGTCGCGTCGCATCCTTGGCGTCGTGGTGGCGAAGCGAACGTATCGCAACCTGGCGTACATGTTCCTGCGGTTCCCGCTGGGGATCGCGTACTTCACGCTGTTCCTCACTGGAATCACTCTGGGAATCGTCTTGATCCCGCTAGTGATCGGCGTCCCAATTCTAATCGGCGTCCTCGGAGCCGCCGACTATGCGGGTGTGATCGAAGCACGGATCGCAACAGGGCTGCTGAACGTCGACGCGACCTGGACACCCACCGACGCGGACGAGCTGTCGGTCCGCAACTATGCCAAGACGGTCGTAACCGACCGCCACAACTACGGGATGGTTGTCTATTTCCTGGCGCAGTTCATCGTCGGCACTGTCGCGTTCGTCGCGCTCACACTCGGGTTGGTGATCCCACTGACGCTACTGGTCGCGCCGCTGGTGTACTGGTTGCCCGGCGTCCGCTACGAGCTGTTGACCGGCGAGGGGTCGACCGTCGAACTGGGGGCGCTCTCAATCGATAGTTCAACCGGAGCAGGCGGGTTCGGTCCCATCGTCATCGACACGCTCCCGGAAGCACTCGCCGCGTCGGTCGTCGGTGTGATCGTGTTGCTAGTGACTCTCCATCTCGTCAACGCCGTCGCCCGGGTGATGGGGTGGCTCACGTGTACGATCTTCTCGTCGTCGAGTCAGAACTGA
- the pyrF gene encoding orotidine-5'-phosphate decarboxylase, protein MTFFERLAGRIDAVDSVVSVGLDPDPDRLPDHLADRELPRWAFNRRIIDATHEHAAAYKPNAAFYEDPDGWRALAETIAYAHGKDVPVLLDAKRGDIGNTARQYAEVLDGDGLDADAITVNPYMGRDSLEPFLAREETGVFVLCRTSNPGGADLQGLELQDGEALYERVAALADLWNRNDNVGLVVGATAPEELESLREQVPDLPFLVPGVGAQGGDAEAAVEHGLADVPGVDPQVGLVNSSRGIIFAGEEAGGPGDADPDAYYRAAGESAKRLKRRLNRHRDG, encoded by the coding sequence ATGACCTTCTTCGAGCGACTGGCCGGCCGGATCGACGCGGTCGACAGCGTCGTCTCGGTGGGCTTAGATCCCGATCCCGACCGCCTCCCCGACCACCTCGCCGACCGGGAGTTGCCGCGGTGGGCGTTCAACCGCCGGATCATCGACGCGACCCACGAGCACGCCGCCGCCTACAAACCCAACGCCGCGTTCTACGAGGACCCCGACGGCTGGCGCGCGCTGGCCGAAACCATCGCCTACGCCCACGGCAAGGACGTGCCAGTCCTGCTCGATGCAAAGCGGGGCGACATCGGCAACACGGCCCGCCAATACGCCGAAGTGCTCGACGGGGACGGTCTCGACGCCGACGCGATCACCGTCAACCCCTACATGGGCCGGGATTCCCTGGAGCCGTTTCTCGCTCGCGAGGAGACCGGCGTCTTCGTCCTCTGTCGGACCTCGAACCCGGGCGGGGCGGACCTCCAGGGCCTCGAACTCCAAGACGGTGAGGCGCTCTACGAACGCGTCGCGGCGCTCGCCGACCTGTGGAACCGCAACGACAACGTCGGCCTGGTCGTCGGCGCGACGGCCCCGGAGGAACTCGAATCGCTACGCGAGCAGGTTCCGGACCTCCCCTTCCTCGTGCCGGGCGTCGGCGCGCAGGGTGGGGACGCCGAGGCTGCCGTCGAGCACGGGCTGGCGGACGTGCCGGGTGTCGACCCACAAGTCGGCCTCGTGAACTCCTCACGGGGGATCATCTTCGCCGGCGAGGAGGCGGGTGGCCCGGGCGACGCCGATCCGGATGCCTACTATCGGGCAGCCGGCGAGTCGGCGAAGCGGCTCAAACGGAGACTGAACCGTCATCGAGACGGATAA
- a CDS encoding hemolysin family protein — MVNVALSAAQLVLALILVVLNGFFVAAEFAFVRVRGTSVDQLAEEGRPGSATLQEVMTNLDNYLATTQLGITIASLGLGWVGEPAVAALIEPILESVLPASLIHLVAFAIGFSIITFLHVVFGELAPKTIAIAQTERLSLFLAPPMKFFYFILYPGIVVFNGAANAFTRSLGVPPASETDETLGERELLRVLTRSGEVGDIDLAEVTMIERVFDLDDIVVREVMVPRPDVVSVRADAALSDLQSIVLEAGHTRYPVLAAEDGDQVIGFVDVKDVLRAEVEGGDAESVGDIAREIAIAPETMALSDLLRQFREDQQQMVAVIDEWGAFEGIATVEDVVEALVGDLRDEFDMDEREPSIRPRDDGGYDIDGGVPLSKINDMIEGEFTSDEVETIGGLVLEQLNRAPERGDRVAVAGYVVTVTSVEGSRISTIRVQERQEGDSAVD; from the coding sequence ATGGTAAACGTCGCGCTCTCGGCAGCACAACTTGTCTTGGCGCTGATTCTGGTGGTTTTAAACGGCTTCTTCGTCGCTGCGGAGTTCGCCTTCGTTCGGGTTCGGGGGACGTCGGTCGACCAGCTCGCCGAGGAAGGGCGGCCCGGCTCGGCGACGCTGCAAGAAGTGATGACGAATCTCGATAACTACCTCGCCACGACGCAACTCGGCATCACCATCGCCTCGCTCGGATTGGGGTGGGTCGGCGAACCCGCCGTGGCGGCGCTCATCGAGCCAATACTGGAATCGGTTCTCCCGGCGAGTCTCATCCATCTCGTGGCGTTCGCAATCGGATTTAGTATCATCACGTTCCTCCACGTCGTCTTCGGTGAACTCGCGCCGAAGACGATCGCAATCGCCCAGACCGAGCGACTCTCGCTGTTTCTCGCCCCGCCGATGAAGTTCTTTTATTTCATACTCTATCCGGGTATTGTCGTCTTTAACGGGGCGGCTAACGCGTTCACGCGGTCGCTCGGTGTGCCGCCCGCTTCCGAGACGGATGAGACACTCGGTGAGCGAGAGCTCCTCCGGGTACTCACACGATCGGGTGAGGTGGGGGACATCGACCTGGCAGAAGTGACGATGATCGAGCGGGTCTTCGATCTCGACGACATCGTGGTGCGGGAGGTCATGGTTCCACGGCCTGACGTGGTGAGCGTTCGGGCGGATGCCGCGCTCTCGGACCTCCAGTCGATCGTCCTCGAGGCTGGTCATACCCGCTATCCAGTGCTTGCCGCCGAGGACGGCGATCAAGTGATCGGATTCGTGGACGTCAAGGACGTGTTACGAGCGGAGGTGGAGGGTGGGGACGCCGAGTCAGTCGGCGACATCGCCCGCGAGATCGCGATCGCCCCCGAGACGATGGCACTCAGCGATCTCCTGAGACAGTTCAGGGAAGACCAACAGCAAATGGTTGCAGTTATCGACGAGTGGGGGGCGTTTGAGGGGATCGCAACGGTTGAAGACGTCGTCGAGGCACTCGTCGGGGACCTCCGGGATGAGTTTGATATGGACGAGCGCGAACCCTCGATTCGCCCGCGTGATGATGGGGGATACGACATTGATGGGGGCGTCCCGTTGTCAAAAATCAACGACATGATCGAGGGGGAGTTCACGAGTGACGAGGTCGAAACGATCGGTGGGCTGGTACTCGAGCAACTCAACCGTGCGCCGGAACGTGGCGATCGCGTTGCGGTCGCCGGGTACGTCGTCACGGTGACGAGCGTCGAGGGGTCCCGAATTTCGACGATCCGGGTCCAGGAACGTCAAGAGGGCGACTCAGCAGTAGACTGA
- the hemC gene encoding hydroxymethylbilane synthase: MSSRATTFRLATRGSDLALRQTGAIRDALESRRHEVELLEVETTGDELRDELIHRLGKTGAFVHSLDERVRAGEADAAVHSLKDVPTEDREGLTVAAVPERAPANDVLVTPDGTDLDDLPEGATVGTSSLRRRAQLLAERPDLDVQPLRGNVDTRVEKLLAPTLKAEYTARLDAQESEETTENGDDETKATGQTFEQSFDDWFNGLAEIERKATAREVDTEYDAIVLAEAGLDRLGLTHHLDFQALPDEQFVPSPGQGVVAVVAEEGEAAEAIRDIIDDARTRVEATVERTILETLGGGCVAPIGVRAVFQGRVVTTTVRVLAPDGTEEIADRRALPVEDHVDAARELGEDLADRGADEVIERAKEMAEADDT, translated from the coding sequence ATGAGCAGCCGTGCCACGACGTTCCGGTTGGCCACGCGCGGGTCGGATCTCGCGCTCCGGCAGACCGGGGCGATACGCGACGCCCTGGAGAGTCGCCGTCACGAGGTCGAACTCCTCGAAGTCGAGACGACGGGCGACGAACTCCGTGACGAACTCATCCATCGCCTCGGCAAGACCGGCGCGTTCGTCCACAGCCTCGACGAGCGCGTCCGGGCAGGCGAGGCCGACGCCGCGGTCCACTCGTTGAAGGACGTCCCGACGGAGGATCGCGAGGGGTTGACCGTCGCCGCGGTGCCCGAACGCGCGCCGGCGAACGATGTCCTGGTCACGCCCGACGGAACCGACCTCGATGACCTTCCGGAGGGCGCAACGGTCGGGACGTCCAGTCTCCGCCGGCGCGCGCAGTTGCTGGCCGAACGCCCGGATCTCGACGTCCAGCCACTGCGCGGCAACGTCGACACCAGAGTGGAAAAGTTACTCGCACCCACCCTCAAGGCAGAGTATACGGCGCGACTGGATGCCCAAGAGAGCGAAGAAACCACCGAAAATGGCGACGACGAAACGAAGGCGACGGGCCAGACGTTCGAGCAGTCCTTCGACGACTGGTTCAACGGCCTCGCCGAGATCGAGCGCAAAGCCACGGCACGCGAGGTCGACACCGAATACGATGCGATCGTGCTCGCCGAAGCCGGGCTGGATCGGCTGGGACTGACCCATCACCTCGACTTCCAGGCACTCCCCGACGAGCAGTTCGTTCCATCTCCCGGCCAGGGGGTCGTCGCCGTCGTCGCCGAGGAAGGCGAAGCCGCCGAGGCGATCCGCGATATCATTGATGACGCTCGCACGCGCGTCGAGGCGACCGTCGAGCGCACGATCCTCGAAACGCTGGGCGGCGGCTGCGTGGCCCCGATCGGCGTCCGGGCGGTGTTCCAGGGTCGAGTCGTCACGACGACAGTCCGCGTGCTCGCGCCCGACGGAACCGAGGAGATCGCCGACCGACGCGCACTCCCGGTCGAAGACCACGTCGACGCCGCCCGCGAACTGGGCGAGGACCTCGCCGACCGCGGTGCAGATGAGGTGATCGAACGCGCCAAGGAGATGGCGGAGGCCGACGACACATGA
- a CDS encoding DHHA1 domain-containing protein — translation MAPVPKLADRAAECAQRLRSADEVLLASHIDADGLTSAGIATTALERAGIPTTTVFKNQLDDEEIASIAARDFQTVLFTDFGSGQLDAITKHEQQGDFEPIVVDHHQPADAETRYHLNPLLEGIDGASELSGAGASYLLARALEEDEQDNRDLAALAVVGAVGDMQAVGGELVGANRAIVEDGMGAGVLEEATDIALYGKQTRPLPKLLEYADQPQIPGVSGDEAGAIDFLESLGIDLEVDDEWRRWVDLSAEERQTVVSGLVQRGVERGVPADRIDSLVGTSYTLSGEAQGTELRDASEFSTLLNATARYERADVGLAVCLGDREQALERARRLLANHRRNLSEGLEYVRENGVESGETVQWFDADDAIRETIVGIVAGMALGLPGVDRERPIVAFARKSEDERKVSARGTATLVRQGLDLSDAIHTASVAVGGGGGGHDIAAGATIPAARREEFIDRLESAIAEQLA, via the coding sequence ATGGCACCCGTGCCGAAACTCGCCGATCGAGCCGCGGAGTGTGCCCAGCGCCTTCGAAGCGCCGATGAGGTGCTCCTGGCCTCGCACATCGATGCTGACGGATTGACGAGCGCCGGAATCGCCACGACGGCCCTTGAACGGGCGGGGATTCCAACGACAACGGTCTTCAAGAACCAGCTCGACGACGAAGAAATCGCGTCGATCGCCGCACGAGACTTTCAGACGGTGCTGTTCACCGACTTCGGGAGTGGCCAACTCGATGCGATCACGAAACACGAACAGCAAGGGGACTTCGAGCCGATCGTCGTCGACCATCACCAGCCGGCCGACGCCGAGACGCGCTATCACCTCAATCCCCTCCTCGAAGGGATCGACGGCGCATCCGAACTTTCGGGGGCTGGGGCAAGTTACCTACTCGCACGCGCGTTGGAGGAAGACGAACAGGACAACCGTGACCTCGCCGCGCTCGCGGTGGTCGGCGCTGTCGGCGACATGCAGGCAGTCGGCGGCGAGCTCGTCGGTGCGAATCGAGCGATCGTCGAGGACGGAATGGGAGCAGGCGTCCTCGAGGAGGCGACCGACATCGCGCTGTATGGCAAACAGACCCGACCGCTGCCGAAGCTGCTCGAATACGCCGATCAACCCCAGATTCCCGGGGTTTCGGGCGACGAAGCCGGCGCGATCGACTTCCTGGAATCGCTCGGGATCGATCTCGAAGTGGATGACGAGTGGCGTCGATGGGTCGACCTCTCCGCGGAAGAGCGTCAGACGGTCGTCAGCGGGCTCGTACAGCGTGGTGTCGAGCGGGGCGTGCCGGCGGACCGGATCGACTCACTCGTCGGGACGAGTTATACGCTCTCAGGAGAGGCACAAGGCACCGAACTCCGTGACGCAAGCGAATTTTCGACCCTGCTCAACGCGACGGCGCGCTATGAACGTGCCGACGTGGGCTTGGCCGTCTGTCTCGGCGACCGCGAGCAAGCCCTCGAACGCGCCCGTCGATTGCTCGCGAACCACCGGCGGAACCTTTCGGAGGGCCTTGAGTACGTCCGCGAGAACGGCGTCGAGTCGGGCGAGACAGTCCAGTGGTTCGACGCCGACGACGCTATCCGGGAGACGATCGTGGGGATCGTCGCCGGGATGGCACTCGGACTCCCCGGCGTCGACCGCGAACGGCCGATCGTCGCCTTCGCCCGGAAGTCCGAGGACGAGCGGAAGGTTTCGGCCCGGGGGACCGCCACCCTCGTCCGCCAGGGGCTGGACCTCTCGGATGCGATCCACACGGCGAGCGTCGCGGTCGGTGGCGGTGGCGGGGGCCACGACATCGCCGCCGGCGCAACGATCCCGGCGGCCCGCCGAGAGGAGTTCATCGACCGGCTCGAGAGTGCTATCGCCGAACAACTGGCCTGA
- a CDS encoding CDP-2,3-bis-(O-geranylgeranyl)-sn-glycerol synthase, with translation MSWLSVVVIAFWAMLPAYLPNNVAVLAGGGQPIDGGRTYRGARLLGDGKTWRGTVAGTAAGAALALALDAAAPAIGDAIGIDLPGFPIAAAVALALGAMVGDIAASFIKRRLDRQRGAPVPGLDQLDFVLGALGLAVLAAPTWFGETFTPAVLAVVVILTPILHVTTNALAYVLGLKDEPY, from the coding sequence ATGTCGTGGCTCTCGGTCGTCGTCATCGCGTTCTGGGCGATGTTGCCCGCATATCTCCCCAACAACGTCGCCGTGCTGGCCGGCGGCGGTCAGCCGATCGACGGCGGGCGAACCTATCGCGGTGCGCGCCTGCTCGGCGACGGTAAAACCTGGCGTGGCACGGTCGCCGGCACCGCGGCGGGGGCGGCCCTGGCGCTCGCACTCGACGCCGCGGCACCCGCCATTGGCGACGCGATCGGGATCGACCTGCCTGGATTCCCGATCGCGGCCGCCGTCGCGCTGGCACTGGGCGCGATGGTCGGTGACATCGCCGCCTCGTTCATCAAACGCCGCCTCGATCGCCAGCGCGGCGCGCCCGTCCCCGGCCTCGATCAACTCGATTTCGTACTCGGCGCGCTCGGCCTGGCCGTACTCGCCGCGCCAACCTGGTTCGGCGAGACGTTCACGCCGGCCGTGCTGGCAGTCGTCGTCATCCTGACTCCCATCCTGCACGTCACGACGAACGCGCTCGCGTACGTGTTGGGGCTGAAAGACGAGCCGTACTGA
- a CDS encoding uroporphyrinogen-III synthase, whose translation MTDDRPTVAVFRPDDERLETAVELLESLDANPIADPMLAVEPTETLPRTDAEVVVFTSKTGAELVAGEWTPGDATVCAIGEPTAAALRANGIAVDVVPETYSSSGLVDALGEQVDGLRVEVARSDHGSDVLLDGLESAGAYVHETVLYRLVRPANAGESVRRAAEGDLDAALFTSSLTVEHFLAIASERGQRAAAIEGLSEAVVGTIGGPTRETAAGQGVDVDVVPEAAEFEALATAVIDRLDR comes from the coding sequence ATGACTGACGACCGGCCGACCGTCGCCGTCTTCCGCCCGGACGACGAGCGACTGGAGACGGCGGTCGAACTCCTCGAATCGCTCGACGCGAACCCAATCGCCGACCCGATGCTCGCCGTTGAGCCGACGGAGACGCTTCCCCGCACGGACGCCGAGGTGGTCGTTTTCACGAGCAAGACCGGGGCCGAACTGGTGGCCGGCGAGTGGACGCCCGGCGACGCAACAGTGTGTGCGATCGGCGAGCCGACGGCCGCCGCACTCCGGGCGAACGGGATCGCGGTCGACGTCGTGCCGGAGACGTACTCCTCGTCCGGACTCGTCGATGCACTCGGGGAGCAAGTCGACGGGCTGCGAGTCGAGGTCGCCCGCAGCGACCACGGCAGCGACGTGTTGCTGGACGGGCTGGAATCGGCCGGCGCGTACGTCCACGAGACGGTACTGTATCGACTCGTCCGTCCAGCGAACGCCGGCGAGTCCGTCCGGCGGGCCGCCGAAGGCGACCTCGACGCCGCGCTGTTCACCTCCTCGTTGACGGTCGAACACTTTCTGGCGATCGCGAGTGAGCGAGGCCAGCGAGCGGCGGCGATCGAGGGATTGTCCGAGGCAGTCGTGGGGACGATCGGCGGACCAACCCGAGAGACGGCAGCGGGACAGGGAGTCGACGTCGATGTCGTTCCCGAAGCGGCCGAGTTCGAGGCACTTGCCACAGCGGTCATCGATCGGCTCGATCGATAG
- a CDS encoding HAD family hydrolase, whose protein sequence is MTVNAVVFDLDETLAVTTRDRGTLIEEATAVAGGDPIEYTTYQDTHHEAVTSETRAPIFEAVIDDETVDPDAVADTYREAVNDALVPVDGASDLLAHLTNGAGYRVGVLTDGPVRAQRSKLDVLGWDDYLDASVVTGALETRKPDPIAFEAILGEMSVRPSEAVYVGDKPEVDVAGAKDAGLAAVQVLYPGGPELHPRADAAVDRDKLRTDLLDVLAGL, encoded by the coding sequence ATGACCGTCAACGCGGTGGTCTTCGACCTAGATGAGACGCTGGCCGTGACCACGCGCGATCGGGGGACGCTGATCGAGGAGGCGACCGCCGTCGCCGGCGGCGACCCGATCGAGTACACGACCTATCAGGATACCCACCACGAGGCAGTCACGAGCGAAACGCGGGCCCCTATTTTCGAGGCCGTCATCGACGACGAGACGGTCGATCCCGACGCCGTAGCCGACACCTACCGCGAGGCGGTCAACGACGCGCTCGTTCCGGTCGATGGCGCGAGTGACCTGCTCGCCCATCTCACCAACGGCGCGGGCTACCGCGTCGGCGTGTTGACCGATGGGCCGGTTCGCGCCCAGCGGAGCAAACTCGACGTGCTCGGGTGGGATGACTATCTCGACGCCAGTGTCGTGACCGGCGCGCTGGAGACGCGCAAACCCGATCCGATCGCGTTCGAGGCGATCCTCGGGGAGATGTCTGTCCGCCCGTCCGAGGCGGTGTACGTCGGCGACAAGCCGGAGGTCGACGTCGCGGGAGCCAAAGACGCCGGCCTGGCCGCGGTACAGGTACTCTATCCCGGTGGTCCCGAGTTGCACCCGCGGGCCGACGCCGCGGTCGATCGGGACAAGCTTCGGACGGATTTGCTCGACGTTCTCGCCGGCCTGTGA
- a CDS encoding ferredoxin, with translation MATVEVDQDLCVGDEICAAMEPEIFEMRDDGLAYVVDGQEEVDGDMVAAAREAADACPVDAIIVEE, from the coding sequence ATGGCTACAGTGGAAGTCGATCAGGACCTATGTGTCGGCGACGAGATCTGTGCAGCAATGGAACCGGAAATCTTCGAAATGCGTGACGACGGGCTCGCGTACGTCGTCGACGGGCAAGAAGAGGTCGACGGCGATATGGTCGCGGCCGCCAGAGAGGCTGCGGACGCCTGTCCCGTCGACGCGATCATCGTCGAGGAATAA
- a CDS encoding DUF2240 family protein, with amino-acid sequence MSLRTAVAAPFVQAGSDQLPRSDFVVDLSLDRDWFSPEQAKRLIDVAEGEGLLTASDGTLKLTFESASVTIPDGYQPDESILRKRSTFERVLDTVVAEGTDKQQAVAAINGLQSDLGVTLETAAILYARRQGIDVDEAIDRTLEAL; translated from the coding sequence ATGAGTCTCCGGACGGCCGTGGCCGCCCCGTTCGTGCAGGCCGGAAGCGACCAGCTTCCGCGGAGTGACTTCGTGGTCGACCTCAGCCTCGACCGTGACTGGTTCTCCCCGGAGCAGGCCAAGCGCCTGATCGACGTCGCCGAAGGCGAAGGATTACTGACAGCGAGCGACGGGACCCTGAAGCTCACCTTCGAATCGGCGTCGGTGACCATCCCCGATGGATACCAACCCGACGAGTCGATCCTGCGCAAACGCTCGACGTTCGAGCGCGTCCTCGATACGGTCGTGGCCGAGGGGACGGACAAACAGCAGGCCGTCGCGGCGATCAACGGCCTCCAGTCCGATCTCGGCGTCACCCTGGAGACGGCGGCGATCCTCTACGCGCGCCGGCAGGGCATCGACGTCGACGAGGCGATCGACCGCACGCTGGAGGCACTCTGA
- a CDS encoding ATP-binding protein produces the protein MNRRLSPAGLIVAVIGFGLTRFTVTFTVGEQPLRFAFAGIVPLTLGLTLSAFGVALTVGSFDRRYVRITALWTVIGTATMFLLVVLTLMGSGVDEMGEIAGVQWQPALSNFLIGGAIGGALTGIYAAENRRQRGELKQQTDRLEILNRSLRDRVLNAVLVIDGQIGVLDDRDDPELQGRVVETVQSQSKSIQRTVEDVKHLARSTEGARRGLEEMDLTTVVERAIGTVSADCQDCQYEVTTRPEKPVSIWGNEMLERAIEHVLRRGTDRDDGPTQVSITIEQGNRLAHLRITDDGAELSDSQREILEEGAGSDYDDPSSGFGLNVVRLVLDTIGGHAETSDDGGTTTIELAIPLTSAATHPGRSTVRAPDSFGVSRREMWLTVVASLVAGVTMGVVGQATSGVVPIIGSLYGSTQPVVGWITHEFHSVVFGLMYAGILASVPDPYAEDVRWCLAAGMGWALALWLVAAGVIMPLWLRLVGQPAVVPSLSLLSLLSHLVWGATMSALYVGGRLAMDRKAGQSD, from the coding sequence GTGAACCGGCGCCTCTCCCCGGCGGGGCTGATCGTGGCGGTGATCGGGTTCGGCCTGACTCGCTTTACCGTGACGTTCACCGTCGGAGAGCAACCGTTGCGGTTTGCCTTCGCTGGCATCGTCCCACTGACGCTCGGCCTGACCCTATCGGCATTCGGGGTCGCGTTGACCGTCGGGTCGTTCGATCGACGCTACGTCCGAATCACGGCCCTCTGGACCGTGATCGGAACGGCGACCATGTTCCTGCTCGTGGTCCTGACGCTGATGGGATCGGGCGTCGATGAGATGGGAGAAATCGCCGGTGTGCAATGGCAACCAGCGCTGTCGAACTTCCTGATCGGCGGGGCGATCGGGGGCGCACTGACGGGTATCTATGCGGCCGAGAACCGTCGCCAGCGCGGGGAACTCAAACAGCAGACCGACCGCCTGGAGATTCTCAATCGCAGTCTGCGCGACCGAGTACTCAACGCCGTGCTGGTGATCGACGGCCAGATCGGTGTGCTCGACGACCGCGACGATCCGGAGTTGCAGGGCCGGGTCGTCGAGACAGTCCAATCCCAGTCGAAAAGCATCCAGCGAACCGTCGAAGACGTCAAGCACCTGGCTCGCTCGACGGAAGGTGCCAGGCGCGGACTCGAAGAGATGGATCTGACCACCGTGGTCGAACGAGCCATCGGGACCGTCTCCGCGGATTGTCAAGATTGCCAATACGAGGTGACGACACGCCCCGAGAAACCGGTGTCTATCTGGGGGAACGAGATGCTCGAACGCGCGATAGAGCACGTCCTCCGTCGGGGAACCGACCGCGACGACGGGCCCACGCAAGTGTCGATAACCATCGAGCAAGGAAATCGGCTTGCCCACCTCCGAATTACGGACGACGGCGCGGAGTTGAGCGACTCTCAGCGTGAAATCCTCGAAGAAGGGGCCGGTAGTGACTACGACGACCCGTCGAGCGGATTCGGACTCAACGTCGTCAGGTTGGTACTCGACACGATTGGCGGCCACGCCGAAACGAGCGACGATGGCGGGACGACCACGATCGAACTGGCGATCCCACTGACGTCGGCAGCGACCCATCCCGGTCGATCGACGGTGCGAGCGCCGGATTCCTTCGGTGTCTCCCGCCGTGAAATGTGGCTGACTGTCGTGGCGTCGCTGGTTGCTGGCGTCACGATGGGCGTCGTCGGCCAAGCGACTTCGGGCGTGGTCCCGATCATCGGGTCGTTGTACGGCAGCACGCAACCAGTCGTCGGCTGGATCACTCACGAGTTCCACAGCGTCGTCTTCGGGTTGATGTACGCGGGGATACTCGCGTCCGTCCCCGACCCCTACGCCGAGGACGTCAGATGGTGTCTGGCAGCCGGGATGGGGTGGGCGCTCGCCCTCTGGCTCGTCGCCGCAGGCGTCATTATGCCGCTGTGGTTGCGCCTAGTCGGACAGCCAGCTGTGGTGCCGAGTCTGTCGCTTCTGTCGCTGCTCAGTCACCTCGTTTGGGGCGCGACGATGAGCGCGCTGTACGTCGGTGGGCGGCTGGCGATGGATCGAAAGGCAGGGCAATCAGACTGA